In Streptomyces ambofaciens ATCC 23877, a single genomic region encodes these proteins:
- the murG gene encoding undecaprenyldiphospho-muramoylpentapeptide beta-N-acetylglucosaminyltransferase — MHVVLAGGGTAGHIEPALALADALRRQDPTVGITALGTERGLETRLVPERGYELALIPAVPLPRKPTPELITVPGRLRGTIKATEQILERTKADAVVGFGGYVALPGYLAAKRLGVPIVVHEANARPGLANKIGSRYAAQVAVSTPDSKLRNARYIGIPLRRSIATLDRAAARPEARAAFGLDPNLPTLLVTGGSQGARRLNEVVQQVAPWLQQAGIQILHAVGPKNELPQVHQMPGMPPYIPVSYLDRMDLAYAAADMMLCRAGAMTVAELSAVGLPAAYVPLPIGNGEQRLNAQPVVKAGGGLLVDDAELTPEWLQHNVLPVLADPHRLYEMSRAAAEFGRRDADDLLVGMVYEAIAARAHR; from the coding sequence GTGCATGTCGTACTCGCCGGCGGAGGAACCGCGGGCCACATCGAGCCCGCGCTCGCCCTCGCGGACGCCCTGCGCAGGCAGGATCCGACCGTGGGGATCACGGCCCTGGGCACGGAACGCGGCCTCGAGACCCGCCTCGTACCCGAGCGCGGGTACGAACTGGCGCTGATCCCGGCCGTACCGCTGCCACGCAAGCCCACCCCCGAGCTGATCACCGTCCCGGGCCGGCTGCGCGGCACCATCAAGGCGACCGAGCAGATCCTGGAGCGCACCAAGGCGGACGCCGTGGTCGGCTTCGGCGGCTACGTCGCCCTGCCCGGCTACCTCGCGGCCAAACGGCTCGGCGTGCCGATCGTCGTCCACGAGGCCAACGCCCGCCCGGGCCTGGCCAACAAGATCGGCTCGCGCTACGCGGCGCAGGTCGCGGTCTCCACCCCGGACAGCAAGCTGCGCAACGCCCGCTACATCGGGATCCCGTTGCGCCGCTCCATCGCCACCCTGGACCGGGCCGCCGCCCGTCCCGAGGCCCGCGCGGCGTTCGGGCTCGACCCCAACCTGCCCACGCTGCTGGTCACCGGTGGCTCGCAGGGCGCCCGCCGTCTCAACGAGGTCGTCCAGCAGGTCGCACCCTGGCTCCAGCAGGCCGGGATCCAGATCCTGCACGCGGTCGGCCCCAAGAACGAACTGCCGCAGGTCCACCAGATGCCGGGAATGCCCCCGTACATCCCGGTAAGTTACCTGGACCGGATGGACCTCGCGTACGCCGCGGCCGACATGATGCTCTGCCGCGCGGGCGCGATGACCGTCGCCGAACTCTCCGCCGTCGGACTTCCGGCCGCCTACGTTCCGCTGCCCATCGGCAACGGTGAACAGCGGCTGAACGCCCAGCCGGTGGTCAAGGCCGGCGGTGGACTGCTGGTCGACGACGCGGAACTGACGCCCGAGTGGCTTCAGCACAACGTCCTGCCCGTGCTGGCCGACCCGCACCGGCTGTACGAGATGTCCCGCGCCGCGGCGGAGTTCGGCCGCCGGGACGCCGACGACCTCCTCGTCGGCATGGTGTACGAGGCGATCGCCGCCCGCGCGCACCGCTAG
- a CDS encoding UDP-N-acetylmuramoyl-tripeptide--D-alanyl-D-alanine ligase yields the protein MIALSLAEIAEVVGGRMHDIPDASVQVTGPVVRDSREAGPGSLFVAFVGERVDGHDYAPSVVEAGAVAVLGSRPVGVPAIVVDDVQTALGALARHVVRRLGTTLVALTGSAGKTSTKDLIAQVLRRKAPTVFTPGSMNNEVGLPLTALTATDETRFLVLEMGARGIGHIRYLTELTPPKVGLVLNVGSAHIGEFGGREQIAQAKGELVEALPPAEEGGAAILNADDPLVRAMASRTKAKVILFGESDEADVRGENVRLTDSGQPSFRLHTPSGASDVTMRLYGEHHVSNALAAAAVAHELGMSADEIATALSEAGSLSRWRMEVTERPDGVTVVNDAYNANPESMKAALRALVAMGKAAQAKGGRTWAVLGKMAELGDEALAEHDAVGRLAVRLNVSKLVAVGGREAQWLQLGAYNEGSWGEESVHVSDAQAAVDLLRSELRPGDVVLVKASRSVGLERVATALLETGAEGEVAAR from the coding sequence GTGATCGCCCTCTCTCTCGCCGAGATCGCAGAAGTCGTCGGCGGGCGGATGCATGACATACCGGACGCGTCCGTGCAGGTCACCGGGCCGGTCGTCCGGGACTCGCGGGAAGCGGGGCCCGGCAGCCTGTTCGTCGCCTTCGTCGGCGAGCGGGTGGACGGCCACGACTACGCGCCGTCGGTCGTCGAGGCGGGCGCGGTGGCCGTGCTCGGCTCCCGGCCCGTCGGCGTGCCCGCGATCGTCGTGGACGACGTACAGACCGCCCTCGGGGCCCTCGCCCGGCATGTCGTACGGCGCCTCGGCACCACCCTCGTGGCCCTCACCGGGTCCGCCGGCAAGACCAGCACCAAGGACCTCATCGCCCAGGTGCTGCGCCGCAAGGCGCCCACGGTGTTCACGCCGGGCTCCATGAACAACGAGGTCGGGCTGCCGCTCACCGCGCTCACCGCCACCGACGAGACGAGGTTCCTCGTCCTGGAGATGGGCGCCCGCGGCATCGGCCACATCCGCTACCTCACCGAACTCACCCCGCCGAAGGTCGGCCTCGTCCTCAACGTCGGCTCCGCGCACATCGGCGAGTTCGGCGGCCGGGAGCAGATCGCCCAGGCCAAGGGCGAACTCGTCGAGGCGCTGCCGCCGGCCGAGGAGGGCGGTGCCGCGATCCTCAACGCGGACGACCCGCTCGTACGGGCCATGGCCTCCCGAACGAAGGCGAAGGTGATCCTTTTCGGAGAGTCCGACGAAGCGGACGTTCGCGGTGAGAACGTGCGACTCACGGACAGCGGACAGCCCTCGTTCAGGCTTCACACACCCTCCGGTGCAAGCGATGTGACCATGCGCCTGTACGGTGAGCACCACGTGTCGAACGCGCTCGCCGCGGCCGCCGTCGCCCACGAGTTGGGCATGTCCGCAGACGAGATCGCCACCGCGCTCTCCGAGGCGGGCTCCCTCTCCCGCTGGCGGATGGAGGTCACCGAGCGCCCGGACGGCGTGACGGTCGTCAACGACGCCTACAACGCGAACCCCGAGTCGATGAAGGCCGCGCTGCGTGCGCTGGTCGCCATGGGCAAAGCCGCACAGGCGAAGGGGGGCCGTACGTGGGCGGTGCTCGGCAAGATGGCCGAGCTCGGGGACGAGGCGCTCGCCGAGCACGACGCGGTCGGACGGCTCGCCGTCCGGCTCAACGTCAGCAAGCTCGTCGCGGTCGGGGGCAGGGAAGCCCAATGGCTGCAACTGGGCGCATATAACGAGGGTTCGTGGGGTGAGGAGTCGGTGCACGTGTCCGACGCACAGGCGGCGGTCGACCTGTTGCGCAGCGAGTTGCGCCCGGGAGACGTCGTACTCGTGAAGGCGTCCCGTTCGGTGGGTCTGGAGCGCGTCGCCACGGCGCTGCTGGAGACCGGCGCCGAGGGTGAGGTCGCCGCCCGATGA
- a CDS encoding UDP-N-acetylmuramoyl-L-alanyl-D-glutamate--2,6-diaminopimelate ligase, with translation MTYPGPPRPVRNSATPLAELAGQLGVAVPEGTAAVTGITHDSRAVRPGDLYAALPGARLHGADFATQAAGLGAAAVLTDPAGAERVAAAGLPALVVDDPRARMGELAATIYGHPGRDLLQIGITGTSGKTTTAYLVEGGLRTARSTGLIGTVEMRIGDERIKSERTTPEATDLQALFAVMRERGTEAVAMEVSSHALVLGRVDACVFDIAVFTNLSPEHMEFHSGMEDYFQAKAQLFTPERSRLGVVNVDDEYGRRLANEATVPVVTYSAEGHPDADWRADEVEVGPLDSSFTVFGPKGERVRAKSPLAGPFNVANTLAAIVALAAAGLDAQTAADGIAAVPGVPGRLERVDEGQPYLAVVDYAHKTDAVESVLRALRKVTEGRLHAVLGCGGDRDTTKREPMGAAVARFADTAVLTSDNPRSEDPLAILATMLQGAASVPAHERGEVQVFEDRAAAIAAAVARAEPGDTVVVAGKGHEQGQDIAGVVRPFDDRQVLREAIRKTPVQKTQG, from the coding sequence GTGACCTACCCGGGACCGCCCCGTCCGGTGCGGAACTCCGCCACACCCCTCGCGGAACTCGCCGGTCAACTGGGTGTCGCCGTGCCGGAGGGCACCGCCGCCGTCACGGGCATCACCCATGACTCGCGCGCCGTCCGCCCCGGCGACCTGTACGCCGCCCTGCCCGGCGCCCGGCTGCACGGAGCCGACTTCGCCACCCAGGCCGCCGGCCTCGGCGCCGCCGCCGTGCTGACCGACCCGGCCGGCGCGGAGCGCGTCGCCGCCGCCGGCCTGCCGGCCCTCGTCGTCGACGACCCGCGCGCGCGGATGGGCGAGCTGGCCGCCACGATCTACGGCCACCCCGGCCGCGATCTCCTCCAGATCGGCATCACCGGCACCTCCGGCAAGACCACCACCGCCTACCTCGTCGAGGGCGGTCTGCGCACGGCGAGGTCCACCGGGCTGATCGGCACGGTCGAGATGCGCATCGGCGACGAACGCATCAAGTCCGAGCGCACCACGCCCGAGGCCACCGACCTCCAGGCCCTGTTCGCGGTGATGCGCGAGCGCGGCACCGAGGCGGTCGCCATGGAGGTCTCCAGCCACGCGCTGGTGCTCGGCCGGGTCGACGCGTGCGTCTTCGACATCGCGGTCTTCACCAACCTCAGCCCGGAGCACATGGAGTTCCACTCCGGCATGGAGGACTACTTCCAGGCGAAGGCGCAGCTCTTCACGCCGGAGCGCAGCAGGCTCGGCGTCGTCAACGTCGACGACGAGTACGGGCGCCGCCTCGCGAACGAGGCCACCGTGCCGGTCGTCACCTACTCCGCCGAGGGCCACCCCGACGCCGACTGGCGCGCCGACGAGGTCGAGGTCGGCCCGCTGGACTCGTCGTTCACCGTGTTCGGGCCCAAGGGCGAGCGCGTCCGGGCCAAGTCGCCGCTGGCCGGCCCGTTCAACGTGGCGAACACCCTCGCCGCGATCGTCGCCCTCGCCGCCGCCGGCCTCGATGCGCAGACGGCCGCGGACGGCATCGCCGCGGTGCCGGGCGTGCCCGGCCGCCTGGAGCGCGTGGACGAGGGCCAGCCGTACCTCGCGGTGGTCGACTACGCCCACAAGACCGACGCCGTCGAGTCCGTCCTGCGCGCCCTGCGCAAGGTCACCGAGGGCAGGCTGCACGCCGTGCTCGGCTGCGGCGGCGACCGGGACACCACCAAGCGGGAGCCGATGGGCGCCGCCGTGGCCCGGTTCGCCGACACCGCGGTGCTGACCTCCGACAACCCCCGCTCCGAGGACCCCCTCGCGATCCTCGCCACCATGCTCCAGGGCGCGGCCTCCGTGCCCGCGCACGAGCGCGGCGAGGTCCAGGTCTTCGAGGACCGGGCCGCCGCGATCGCCGCCGCCGTCGCCCGGGCCGAGCCCGGCGACACCGTGGTGGTGGCGGGCAAGGGCCACGAGCAGGGCCAGGACATCGCCGGGGTGGTCCGTCCCTTCGACGACCGCCAGGTGCTCCGCGAAGCCATCAGGAAGACCCCCGTCCAGAAGACCCAGGGATGA
- the ftsQ gene encoding cell division protein FtsQ codes for MAGPTTAERGERQQESSGPPGARRFGPPRLRTIIILAVALVLLAGGTVWLLYGSNWTRVRSVSVTGTRVLTSAQVREAAEVPVGDPLVSVDTEAIEARLRRELPRIDEVEVERSWPHGIGLKVRERTPVLIVEKGRKFVEVDEEGVRFATVSRAPKGVPGLELKPARSGSAAASLRRFDEGRLVVEAVRVAGRLPGAVARDARVVKVRSYDDISVELSGGRTVAWGSGEQGARKAGALAALMKATPGARHFDVSVPTAPASSGS; via the coding sequence GTGGCCGGACCGACCACCGCCGAGCGCGGGGAACGCCAGCAGGAGTCGTCCGGCCCGCCCGGTGCGCGGCGGTTCGGCCCGCCCCGTCTTCGTACGATCATCATTCTGGCCGTCGCGCTCGTGCTCCTCGCGGGCGGGACGGTCTGGCTGCTCTACGGTTCGAACTGGACGCGCGTACGGAGCGTGTCGGTCACCGGAACCCGTGTGCTGACGTCCGCGCAGGTGCGCGAGGCCGCCGAGGTGCCCGTCGGGGACCCGCTGGTCTCCGTCGACACCGAGGCGATCGAGGCCCGGTTGCGCCGTGAACTGCCGCGCATCGACGAGGTCGAGGTCGAGCGCTCCTGGCCGCACGGGATCGGGCTGAAAGTGAGGGAGCGTACTCCGGTCCTGATTGTCGAAAAGGGCCGGAAGTTCGTGGAAGTGGACGAGGAAGGTGTCCGGTTCGCCACGGTCTCCCGGGCCCCGAAAGGCGTGCCCGGGCTGGAATTGAAGCCCGCCCGGTCGGGCTCCGCCGCGGCCAGTCTGCGCCGCTTCGACGAGGGCCGCCTGGTGGTGGAGGCGGTGCGGGTGGCCGGCCGCCTGCCGGGCGCGGTCGCCCGGGACGCACGGGTCGTCAAGGTTCGTTCCTACGACGACATCTCGGTCGAACTGAGCGGCGGCCGGACCGTCGCCTGGGGGAGCGGGGAACAGGGGGCGCGCAAGGCCGGTGCGCTCGCCGCGCTGATGAAAGCGACGCCCGGGGCGCGGCACTTCGACGTGAGTGTTCCCACCGCCCCCGCGTCATCAGGGAGTTGA
- the ftsZ gene encoding cell division protein FtsZ, with the protein MAAPQNYLAVIKVIGVGGGGVNAINRMIEVGLKGVEFIAINTDAQALLMSDADVKLDVGRELTRGLGAGANPAVGRKAAEDHREEIEEVLKGADMVFVTAGEGGGTGTGGAPVVANIARSLGALTIGVVTRPFTFEGRRRANQAEDGIAELREEVDTLIVIPNDRLLSISDRQVSVLDAFKSADQVLLSGVQGITDLITTPGLINLDFADVKSVMSEAGSALMGIGSARGDDRAVAAAEMAISSPLLEASIDGARGVLLSISGGSDLGLFEINEAAQLVSEAAHPEANIIFGAVIDDALGDEVRVTVIAAGFDGGQPPSKQRDNVLGSTSAKREEPAPARQTESRPSFGSLGSVKPKEEPEPAPAPEPVSDLPPVAPPPVPPSRTYSDSAAEELDVPDFLK; encoded by the coding sequence GTGGCAGCACCGCAGAACTACCTCGCAGTCATCAAAGTCATCGGTGTCGGCGGCGGTGGTGTCAATGCCATCAACCGGATGATCGAGGTCGGTCTCAAGGGCGTCGAGTTCATCGCCATCAACACCGACGCGCAAGCTCTGTTGATGAGCGACGCCGACGTCAAGCTCGACGTCGGCCGTGAACTCACCCGCGGACTCGGCGCCGGAGCCAACCCGGCCGTCGGCCGCAAGGCCGCCGAGGACCACCGCGAGGAGATCGAGGAGGTCCTCAAGGGGGCCGACATGGTCTTCGTGACAGCCGGCGAAGGCGGCGGCACCGGCACCGGCGGCGCGCCCGTCGTGGCCAACATCGCCCGCTCGCTGGGCGCCCTCACCATCGGCGTGGTCACCCGCCCGTTCACCTTCGAGGGACGGCGCCGGGCCAACCAGGCCGAGGACGGAATCGCGGAACTCCGCGAAGAGGTCGACACCCTCATCGTCATCCCCAACGACCGGCTGCTGTCCATCTCGGACCGCCAGGTCAGCGTGCTGGACGCGTTCAAGTCCGCCGACCAGGTGCTGCTGTCCGGTGTGCAGGGCATCACCGACCTCATCACCACCCCGGGCCTGATCAACCTGGACTTCGCCGACGTGAAGTCGGTCATGTCCGAGGCCGGTTCCGCCCTCATGGGAATCGGCTCGGCCCGCGGCGACGACCGCGCGGTGGCCGCGGCGGAGATGGCGATCTCCTCGCCGCTGCTGGAGGCGTCCATCGACGGCGCCCGGGGCGTGCTGCTCTCCATCTCCGGCGGCTCGGACCTCGGCCTGTTCGAGATCAACGAGGCCGCCCAGCTGGTCAGCGAGGCCGCCCACCCCGAGGCCAACATCATCTTCGGCGCGGTCATCGACGACGCCCTCGGCGACGAGGTCCGGGTCACCGTGATCGCGGCCGGCTTCGACGGGGGCCAGCCGCCGTCCAAGCAGCGGGACAACGTCCTCGGGTCCACCTCGGCCAAGCGCGAGGAGCCCGCCCCGGCGCGGCAGACCGAGAGCCGCCCGTCCTTCGGTTCGCTCGGCAGCGTCAAGCCGAAGGAGGAGCCGGAGCCGGCCCCGGCGCCGGAGCCGGTGAGCGACCTGCCGCCGGTCGCCCCGCCGCCGGTCCCGCCGTCCCGGACCTACTCGGACAGCGCGGCCGAGGAACTGGACGTGCCGGACTTCCTGAAGTGA
- the ftsW gene encoding putative lipid II flippase FtsW — protein sequence MPGSPQSRTGRPPVQRAVKRPAAPGPVHENPVLRLYHRLRRAWDRPLTAYYLISGGSALITVLGLVMVYSASQITALQLSLPGSYFFRKQFLAALIGAGLLVAAMRMPVKLHRALAYPILAGAVFLMILVQVPGIGVAVNGNQNWISLGGSFQIQPSEFGKLALVLWGADLLARKQDRRLLTQWKHMLVPLVPAAFMLLGLIMIGGDMGTAIILTAILFGLLWLAGAPTRLFAGVLSIAVLLGFILIKTSPNRMARLNCLGATDPGPGDACWQAVHGIYALASGGLFGSGLGASVEKWGQLPEAHTDFIFAVTGEELGLAGTLSVLALFAALGYAGIRVAGRTEDPFVRYAAGGVTTWITAQAVINIGAVLGLLPIAGVPLPLFSYGGSALLPTMFAIGLLIAFARDEPGARAALALRQPRFGRKRGAGGTGSKRSPRSWNTMRRRASAARSSGER from the coding sequence ATGCCCGGTAGCCCCCAGAGCCGTACCGGGCGTCCGCCCGTGCAGCGGGCCGTCAAACGACCCGCCGCGCCCGGGCCGGTGCACGAGAACCCCGTGCTCCGCCTCTACCACCGCCTGCGCCGCGCCTGGGACCGGCCGCTGACCGCGTACTACCTGATCTCCGGCGGCAGCGCGCTGATCACCGTGCTCGGCCTGGTGATGGTCTACTCGGCCTCCCAGATCACCGCGCTCCAGCTGTCGCTGCCGGGGTCGTACTTCTTCCGCAAGCAGTTCCTGGCCGCCCTGATCGGCGCCGGGCTGCTGGTGGCCGCCATGCGGATGCCGGTGAAGCTGCACCGTGCGCTCGCCTACCCGATCCTCGCCGGCGCCGTCTTCCTGATGATCCTGGTGCAGGTGCCGGGGATAGGAGTGGCGGTCAACGGCAACCAGAACTGGATCTCGCTGGGCGGCTCCTTCCAGATCCAGCCCAGTGAGTTCGGGAAGCTGGCACTGGTCCTGTGGGGCGCGGACCTCCTGGCCCGCAAGCAGGACAGGAGGTTGCTGACGCAGTGGAAGCACATGCTGGTGCCGCTGGTGCCGGCCGCCTTCATGCTGCTCGGGCTGATCATGATCGGTGGCGACATGGGCACGGCGATCATCCTGACCGCCATCCTGTTCGGCCTGTTGTGGCTGGCGGGCGCGCCCACCCGGCTGTTCGCGGGCGTGCTGTCGATCGCCGTGCTGCTGGGTTTCATCCTCATCAAGACCAGCCCCAACCGCATGGCCCGGCTGAACTGCCTCGGTGCCACCGACCCCGGGCCGGGCGACGCCTGCTGGCAGGCCGTGCACGGCATCTACGCCCTCGCCTCGGGCGGACTGTTCGGTTCCGGACTGGGTGCCAGCGTGGAGAAATGGGGCCAACTCCCGGAGGCCCACACGGACTTCATCTTCGCCGTCACCGGTGAGGAACTGGGTCTGGCGGGAACGCTGTCGGTGCTCGCCCTCTTCGCGGCTCTAGGCTATGCGGGTATCCGCGTGGCCGGACGCACGGAGGACCCCTTCGTGAGGTATGCCGCGGGAGGCGTGACCACCTGGATCACGGCCCAGGCCGTGATCAACATCGGTGCGGTCCTCGGGCTGCTGCCGATCGCCGGTGTCCCGCTCCCGCTGTTCTCCTACGGGGGTTCCGCCCTGCTGCCGACCATGTTCGCCATCGGTCTGCTGATCGCCTTCGCGCGTGACGAGCCCGGTGCGCGGGCGGCGCTCGCGCTGCGGCAACCTCGCTTTGGTAGAAAGCGGGGAGCCGGGGGCACCGGGTCCAAGCGGAGCCCACGGAGTTGGAACACGATGCGACGGCGTGCCTCGGCGGCGCGCTCGTCCGGAGAGCGGTGA
- the mraY gene encoding phospho-N-acetylmuramoyl-pentapeptide-transferase — MKQILFAGVIGLFLTLVGTPLLIKLLARKGYGQYIRDDGPREHASKRGTPTMGGIAFIFATVAAYFLAKVITSYLDPEADAAPTFSGLLVLGLMVGMGLVGFLDDYIKIVKRRSLGLRAKAKMAGQLIVGIGFAVLSLQFADNRGNTPASTKLSFITDFGWSIGPVLFVIWALFMILAMSNGVNLTDGLDGLATGASVLVFGAYTFIGVWQFQESCANALTLTNPGACYEVRDPLDLAVVSSALMGACLGFLWWNTSPAKIFMGDTGSLALGGVLAGLAICSRTELLMAILGGLFVLITMSVVIQVGSFRLTGKRVFRMAPLQHHFELKGWSEVLVVVRFWIIQGICVIVGLGLFYAGWAADK, encoded by the coding sequence ATGAAGCAGATCCTGTTCGCGGGAGTCATTGGCCTCTTCCTGACGCTGGTCGGCACCCCGCTGCTGATCAAGCTGCTGGCCCGCAAGGGCTACGGCCAGTACATCCGCGACGACGGCCCGCGCGAGCACGCCAGCAAGCGCGGTACGCCGACGATGGGCGGTATCGCCTTCATCTTCGCCACGGTCGCCGCCTACTTCCTGGCCAAGGTGATCACCAGCTATCTGGATCCCGAGGCGGACGCGGCGCCGACCTTCTCGGGCCTGCTGGTGCTCGGCCTGATGGTGGGCATGGGCCTGGTCGGCTTCCTCGACGACTACATCAAGATCGTCAAGAGGCGTTCGCTGGGGCTCCGGGCCAAGGCGAAGATGGCCGGCCAGCTGATCGTCGGCATCGGATTCGCGGTGCTCTCGCTCCAGTTCGCCGACAACCGCGGCAACACCCCGGCCTCCACGAAGCTGTCGTTCATCACCGACTTCGGCTGGTCCATCGGCCCGGTGCTGTTCGTCATCTGGGCGCTGTTCATGATCCTCGCGATGTCGAACGGCGTGAACCTGACCGACGGCCTGGACGGTCTGGCCACCGGCGCCTCCGTCCTGGTCTTCGGTGCCTACACCTTCATCGGCGTCTGGCAGTTCCAGGAGTCCTGCGCCAACGCGCTGACCCTGACCAACCCGGGCGCCTGCTACGAGGTGAGGGACCCCCTCGACCTCGCGGTGGTCTCCTCCGCGCTGATGGGCGCCTGCCTCGGCTTCCTCTGGTGGAACACCTCACCGGCCAAGATCTTCATGGGTGACACCGGTTCGCTCGCCCTCGGCGGTGTGCTGGCGGGCCTGGCGATCTGCTCGCGCACCGAGCTGCTGATGGCCATCCTCGGCGGCCTGTTCGTCCTGATCACCATGTCGGTGGTCATCCAGGTCGGCTCCTTCCGCCTCACCGGCAAACGCGTCTTCCGGATGGCGCCACTCCAGCACCACTTCGAACTCAAGGGCTGGTCCGAGGTCCTTGTGGTGGTCCGCTTCTGGATCATCCAGGGCATCTGCGTGATCGTCGGACTGGGCCTCTTCTACGCGGGATGGGCAGCGGACAAGTGA
- the murD gene encoding UDP-N-acetylmuramoyl-L-alanine--D-glutamate ligase, translating into MPSEFRGKHVTVAGLGVSGVPAARVLHGLGAHVTVVNDGDDERARVQAADLEKLGVTVRLGAGSAAGLPEGTELIVTAPGWKPDKPLFTAAREAGVPVWGDVELAWRLRGLDGRPAAPWLAVTGTNGKTTTVQMLASILGAAGLRTAAVGNIGVSLLDAVTGDEEYDVLAVELSSYQLHWASSLRAHSAAVLNLAPDHLDWHGSMEAYAADKGRIYEGNRVACVYNVADKATENLVREADVEEGCRAVGFTLGTPAPGQLGVVEGILVDRAFVEDRQKNAQELAEISDVNPPAPHNIANALAAAGLARAFGVSAAAVRDGLRAFTPDAHRIAHVADVDGVAYVDDSKATNTHATEASLAAYESIVWIAGGLAKGATFDELVAGAAKRLRGAVLIGADRALIREALARHAPQVPVVDLDRTDTGAMLQAVQEAQRLARPGDTVLLAPACASMDMFTNYNKRGDAFAEAVRELGA; encoded by the coding sequence GTGCCTTCCGAATTCCGGGGCAAGCACGTCACCGTCGCCGGCCTGGGCGTCTCCGGCGTCCCGGCGGCCAGGGTGCTGCACGGCCTCGGCGCCCACGTCACGGTCGTCAACGACGGCGACGACGAGCGCGCGCGGGTGCAGGCGGCGGACCTGGAGAAGCTCGGCGTCACCGTGCGCCTGGGCGCAGGCTCCGCCGCGGGCCTGCCCGAGGGCACCGAGCTGATCGTCACCGCGCCGGGCTGGAAGCCGGACAAGCCGCTGTTCACGGCGGCCCGCGAGGCCGGCGTCCCCGTCTGGGGCGACGTCGAACTGGCCTGGCGCCTGCGCGGCCTGGACGGCAGGCCGGCGGCGCCCTGGCTGGCGGTCACCGGCACCAACGGCAAGACCACCACCGTCCAGATGCTCGCGTCGATCCTCGGGGCCGCGGGCCTGCGCACCGCCGCCGTCGGCAACATCGGCGTCTCGCTGCTGGACGCGGTCACCGGCGACGAGGAGTACGACGTCCTCGCGGTGGAGCTGTCCAGCTACCAGCTCCACTGGGCGTCGTCCCTGCGCGCCCACTCGGCGGCGGTGCTCAACCTCGCCCCCGACCACCTCGACTGGCACGGCTCCATGGAGGCCTACGCCGCCGACAAGGGCCGTATCTACGAGGGCAATCGCGTCGCCTGCGTGTACAACGTGGCCGACAAGGCGACCGAGAACCTGGTCCGCGAGGCCGACGTCGAGGAGGGCTGCCGCGCCGTCGGCTTCACCCTCGGCACTCCGGCACCCGGCCAACTCGGCGTCGTGGAGGGCATCCTGGTCGACCGGGCCTTCGTCGAGGACCGGCAGAAGAACGCCCAGGAGCTCGCCGAGATCTCCGACGTGAACCCGCCGGCCCCGCACAACATCGCCAACGCCCTCGCCGCGGCGGGTCTCGCCCGGGCCTTCGGCGTCTCCGCCGCCGCCGTGCGCGACGGGCTGCGCGCCTTCACACCGGACGCCCACCGCATCGCGCACGTCGCCGACGTCGACGGGGTGGCGTACGTGGACGACTCCAAGGCGACCAACACCCACGCCACCGAGGCCTCCTTGGCGGCGTACGAGTCGATCGTCTGGATCGCCGGCGGGCTGGCCAAGGGCGCGACCTTCGACGAACTGGTCGCGGGGGCGGCGAAGCGCCTGCGCGGAGCCGTGCTCATCGGCGCGGACCGCGCCCTGATCCGCGAAGCCCTGGCGCGACACGCCCCCCAGGTACCCGTGGTCGACCTCGACCGGACCGACACTGGGGCGATGCTCCAGGCCGTCCAGGAGGCCCAGCGACTCGCCCGGCCCGGCGACACGGTGCTGCTGGCCCCGGCCTGTGCCTCCATGGACATGTTCACCAACTACAACAAGCGTGGTGACGCGTTCGCGGAGGCCGTTCGCGAACTCGGCGCCTGA